In one window of bacterium DNA:
- a CDS encoding aspartate 1-decarboxylase, whose amino-acid sequence MLRFMCRAKIHRATVTDTCLDYPGSLTLDKTLMLAADLKPFEQVQVLNINNGYRAETYIIEGAPDSGQVIINGALARWAQKGDRIIIIANALADDRDLEGWRVRIVHVGPDNRITGTEHTPE is encoded by the coding sequence GTGTTGCGTTTCATGTGCCGCGCCAAGATTCACCGGGCGACGGTCACCGATACTTGCCTCGATTATCCGGGTAGCTTGACGTTGGATAAAACCCTGATGCTGGCGGCGGATCTCAAGCCGTTCGAGCAGGTGCAGGTTCTGAACATCAACAATGGCTATCGCGCGGAAACCTACATTATCGAAGGCGCGCCGGACAGCGGACAGGTCATCATCAACGGCGCTCTGGCGCGCTGGGCGCAAAAAGGCGACAGAATCATCATCATCGCCAATGCGCTGGCGGATGATCGCGACCTTGAGGGTTGGCGCGTCCGTATTGTCCACGTGGGTCCGGACAACCGGATCACCGGGACAGAGCATACCCCGGAATGA
- a CDS encoding CDP-alcohol phosphatidyltransferase family protein yields MSIELIPPVVKPGFKRLMSPLVRLCVRLHLNPNWLTTISFFLSFFSAVSFAQGALVRGALLFLISGLFDMFDGSVARASNRVTKFGALYDSTLDRYAEIMVYIGIGHHFIGKMGQGMAETQQAALLVFIGLAGSLMVSYIRARAEGLDFECKVGLMQRPERIVLLSVGALISEQWLIYMIVVIAVFSNITALQRLAHIWMKEKEKKWIKAPSDIYHE; encoded by the coding sequence ATGAGTATTGAATTGATCCCGCCGGTTGTCAAACCCGGTTTTAAGCGTTTGATGTCGCCGTTGGTCCGTCTGTGCGTCCGGCTGCATCTCAATCCCAATTGGCTGACCACCATCTCTTTTTTTCTTAGTTTTTTTTCTGCGGTCAGTTTCGCCCAGGGCGCCCTGGTCCGCGGCGCACTGTTGTTTTTGATCAGCGGTCTGTTCGACATGTTTGACGGCTCTGTGGCGCGCGCCTCGAACCGGGTAACCAAATTCGGCGCCCTGTACGACTCCACCCTGGACCGCTATGCCGAGATCATGGTCTACATCGGCATCGGCCATCATTTCATCGGCAAGATGGGACAGGGCATGGCGGAAACACAGCAGGCGGCTTTGCTGGTGTTCATCGGCCTGGCCGGTTCTCTGATGGTCAGTTACATTCGGGCCCGCGCCGAGGGATTGGATTTTGAGTGCAAGGTGGGGTTGATGCAAAGACCCGAACGCATCGTCCTGCTCAGCGTGGGGGCGCTGATCTCTGAACAGTGGCTGATCTATATGATTGTGGTCATCGCTGTGTTCTCCAATATTACCGCGCTGCAGCGGCTGGCCCACATCTGGATGAAGGAAAAAGAAAAGAAATGGATCAAGGCGCCGTCGGACATCTATCATGAATAA
- the rsmI gene encoding 16S rRNA (cytidine(1402)-2'-O)-methyltransferase, with amino-acid sequence MEAALFNDEDPLATEKSLVSAATLYVVSTPIGNLADITYRAVAVLKHVDLIAAEDTRTSRVLLDHYGINTAMISYHDFNEDRAAPDLIRRLKQGLSIALITDAGTPGISDPAFYLIRAALQENLAVCAVPGPTALIPALLLSGLPCERFSFEGFLPVKKGRQKRLQQLQAEQRTMVFYEAPHRLQRTLADLYHACGDRPAAIARELTKKFEQVLRGTLSRLIEEAAGLPLKGEFVIIVEGLSRQVEKATRKTRDEHEY; translated from the coding sequence TCAGCCGCAACCCTGTATGTAGTCAGCACCCCTATCGGTAATCTGGCGGATATCACCTATCGAGCGGTTGCGGTTCTCAAACACGTGGATCTTATCGCGGCTGAGGATACGCGCACCAGCCGTGTCCTGTTGGATCATTACGGCATCAACACCGCGATGATCAGCTATCATGATTTTAACGAGGATCGGGCTGCGCCGGATCTGATCCGGCGGCTCAAGCAGGGGCTTTCCATTGCGCTGATCACAGACGCCGGCACCCCGGGCATCTCGGATCCGGCCTTTTACCTCATTCGTGCGGCACTGCAGGAAAATCTGGCGGTCTGCGCTGTCCCAGGTCCCACGGCCTTGATTCCCGCTCTGTTGCTTTCAGGTTTGCCCTGTGAACGGTTCAGCTTCGAAGGGTTTTTGCCGGTGAAAAAAGGCCGGCAAAAGCGGCTGCAGCAACTGCAGGCAGAGCAGCGCACCATGGTCTTTTATGAAGCTCCCCATCGCTTGCAGCGCACCCTGGCTGATTTATATCATGCCTGCGGCGACCGTCCGGCCGCCATCGCCAGGGAATTGACTAAAAAGTTCGAGCAGGTGCTGCGCGGTACGCTTTCCCGCTTGATCGAGGAAGCGGCCGGCCTGCCGCTGAAAGGCGAATTCGTCATCATCGTCGAGGGGCTGAGTCGGCAGGTGGAAAAAGCAACGCGAAAAACAAGGGATGAGCATGAGTATTGA